Proteins encoded by one window of Winogradskyella sp. PG-2:
- a CDS encoding sulfate adenylyltransferase subunit 1: MDYQDIELLRFTTAGSVDDGKSTLIGRLLYDSKSIFQDQLDAVEESSKSKGFDYVDLSLLTDGLKSEREQGITIDVAYRYFATPRRKFIIADTPGHIQYTRNMVTGASTANLAIILIDARKGMLEQTHRHAFIASLLRIPHAIVCVNKMDLVDYSEDVYDGIVSDFKAFSSKLGINDIQFIPISALNGDNVVNRSENMDWYQGSTLMYHLETVHISSDHNLIDCRFPIQSVIRPHTLDNQDYRGFAGRIDGGIFKPGDKVKSLPSGFVSTIKTIELYGEQISEAFAPMSVTMTLEDEIDNSRGDMIVRENNVPEIGQDLEVLVTWMSTKPIHARTKVVIKHTTNECVGMVKELKYKIDINTLHRIEGIDKVEMNDIVRLSIRTAKPVFYDVYKKNRQTGSIIIIDEQTNETIGAGMII, translated from the coding sequence ATGGATTATCAAGATATAGAATTATTACGTTTTACAACAGCAGGTAGTGTAGATGATGGCAAAAGTACATTGATTGGACGTTTGTTGTATGATAGTAAATCAATTTTTCAAGATCAATTAGATGCTGTAGAGGAATCTAGTAAATCAAAGGGCTTTGATTATGTTGATTTGTCTTTACTTACAGACGGTCTAAAGTCAGAGCGTGAGCAAGGCATCACGATAGATGTCGCTTATCGCTACTTTGCGACACCACGGCGTAAATTTATTATTGCAGATACGCCAGGTCATATACAATATACTCGTAATATGGTTACTGGAGCTTCTACTGCTAATTTAGCAATTATCCTTATCGATGCTCGTAAAGGGATGCTAGAACAAACGCATCGTCATGCTTTTATAGCCTCTTTGCTGCGTATTCCACATGCTATTGTTTGTGTTAATAAAATGGATTTAGTAGATTATAGTGAAGACGTTTATGATGGTATAGTTTCAGATTTTAAAGCCTTTTCTTCTAAGCTTGGTATTAATGATATTCAGTTTATTCCTATTTCGGCCTTAAATGGTGATAACGTTGTTAACCGTTCTGAAAACATGGATTGGTATCAAGGGAGTACATTAATGTATCATTTAGAAACTGTTCATATATCTAGCGATCATAATCTTATAGATTGCCGTTTCCCTATCCAGTCTGTGATTCGTCCTCATACATTAGATAATCAAGATTATAGAGGTTTTGCAGGTCGTATAGATGGTGGAATATTTAAACCAGGAGATAAGGTTAAGTCGTTGCCTTCAGGTTTTGTTTCTACTATTAAGACTATTGAGCTATACGGTGAGCAAATATCTGAAGCATTTGCTCCTATGTCAGTTACTATGACTTTAGAAGATGAAATTGATAACAGTCGTGGAGATATGATAGTACGTGAAAATAATGTTCCAGAAATCGGTCAAGATTTGGAAGTTTTAGTCACTTGGATGAGCACTAAGCCTATACATGCACGTACTAAGGTGGTTATAAAACATACTACAAACGAATGTGTTGGAATGGTAAAGGAATTAAAGTACAAAATAGATATCAATACGTTACATCGTATTGAAGGTATTGATAAGGTTGAAATGAATGACATAGTACGTCTGTCTATTAGAACTGCTAAACCAGTATTCTATGATGTTTATAAGAAAAATCGTCAAACAGGAAGTATTATTATAATTGATGAACAAACCAATGAAACTATTGGTGCAGGTATGATTATTTAA
- a CDS encoding sulfotransferase family 2 domain-containing protein, whose translation MIKKIIKDITPPIIWTQINNSRLKNSEKSRVIKEPFQPLDKWSKEDLPNKIYVHIHKCAGTSMWNTLNTYPNFLCYIARPGRFSHGLGFDEIPDHIWDKAFKFTIVRNPYDRVVSAYKMFKGKQWSNVFNNFSEFVEFIQWCDVDNHNIPKFIPTNTYVKLVDNIIHHCSSFHNPKYRINDMDYIGKLENLNESLNYIAPYFDVEEINLPQLNATKKDTYRTYYTDRTRSIIEEKYKADIERFDYEF comes from the coding sequence ATGATAAAAAAAATTATTAAAGATATTACACCACCAATAATCTGGACTCAGATTAATAACTCGAGATTAAAAAACTCTGAGAAATCACGGGTGATTAAAGAACCTTTTCAGCCCTTAGATAAATGGTCAAAAGAAGACCTTCCTAATAAAATATATGTTCATATACATAAATGTGCCGGTACAAGCATGTGGAATACACTAAACACATATCCAAATTTCTTGTGTTATATTGCGCGACCAGGAAGATTTTCACATGGTTTGGGATTCGATGAGATTCCGGATCATATTTGGGATAAGGCTTTTAAATTTACCATTGTGAGAAATCCTTATGATAGAGTAGTATCAGCTTATAAAATGTTTAAAGGCAAGCAGTGGTCAAATGTTTTTAATAATTTTTCAGAATTTGTAGAATTTATTCAATGGTGTGATGTCGATAATCATAATATTCCAAAATTTATTCCTACCAATACGTATGTTAAACTTGTAGATAATATTATTCATCATTGTAGCTCGTTTCATAATCCGAAATATCGAATCAATGATATGGATTATATAGGTAAGCTCGAAAATTTAAACGAGTCTCTTAATTATATAGCACCATATTTTGATGTAGAGGAAATTAATTTACCGCAATTAAACGCCACAAAAAAAGACACTTACAGAACATATTATACAGATAGAACTAGAAGTATTATAGAGGAAAAATATAAAGCTGATATAGAGAGATTTGATTATGAGTTTTAA
- a CDS encoding sulfotransferase domain-containing protein, with protein sequence MNEEKYAMIIGAMKSGTTTLFSHLCKHPKICRSIKKEPEFFSKKNETNFSVENYNALFNFDTTIHQVKLEASTGYTKFPSQLDVPKRIYNSGIKPKFIYIVRHPIDRINSEINFWRNHPNWSHPKDNLDLLIARSSYNLQLSKYEEFFTKDQILILDFDTLKTNPQVVVDECCKFLGLSTFVIKDEKTIANKTDTKSDIELRIKKRYSKLFKWFPFSIRQKIKHILRRHSKTSNWALTNTEISMVKSQLKSDMYQFRDSYGFDIKKWDF encoded by the coding sequence ATGAACGAGGAAAAATACGCAATGATAATTGGTGCTATGAAATCGGGTACTACAACCTTATTTTCTCATCTTTGTAAGCACCCAAAAATATGTAGAAGTATTAAGAAAGAACCTGAGTTTTTTTCAAAAAAAAATGAAACCAATTTTTCGGTAGAAAATTACAACGCGCTTTTTAATTTTGATACTACTATACATCAAGTAAAATTAGAAGCATCTACAGGTTATACAAAATTTCCGTCTCAATTAGATGTACCTAAACGTATATATAATTCTGGTATTAAGCCAAAATTTATTTACATCGTAAGGCATCCCATTGATAGAATAAATTCTGAAATTAACTTTTGGAGAAACCATCCTAATTGGAGCCACCCAAAAGATAATTTAGATTTATTAATTGCTAGAAGTAGTTATAATTTGCAATTATCTAAGTACGAAGAATTCTTTACCAAGGATCAAATATTAATTTTAGATTTTGATACCCTTAAAACCAATCCGCAAGTTGTAGTAGACGAGTGTTGTAAGTTCTTGGGTTTATCTACTTTTGTAATTAAAGATGAAAAAACAATTGCTAATAAAACCGACACAAAAAGTGATATTGAGCTGCGAATTAAAAAAAGATATTCAAAATTATTTAAATGGTTTCCATTTTCAATTCGACAAAAAATTAAGCATATCTTGAGAAGGCATAGTAAGACGTCTAATTGGGCATTAACCAATACGGAAATTAGTATGGTAAAAAGTCAATTAAAAAGTGATATGTATCAATTTAGGGATTCCTATGGCTTTGATATAAAAAAGTGGGATTTTTAA
- a CDS encoding polysaccharide pyruvyl transferase family protein, whose protein sequence is MKIAILGWYYQNNAGDDRILECLKRKVLSHGITEVEVFVAWDDLSNKLSVINSCDFLLVGGGGLILRNTNRIAEQLKKITIPWAFIGVSIDSVGDDNIKFITYIAKNAKFILVRDKFSFTTFKTYRSKDLFLSPDLTFLYPYKPNNTTESYKATALSLRPWKPNLFKQYTKNYHRFNKLAHKFPFIIDVLGLWNIKRFSKRVKTYVKNSINFLPLHIHTVNGDDALIKHHFNIHKDVSFDINKLKESNYLIGMRLHSLIFATQLGVPFIAVSYASKINHYLEDIGLAEYIVDVNNYKSLFKKIKLLEQRRDDLSKHLLQISNSYTVEVNSIVDTIFKDYILC, encoded by the coding sequence ATGAAAATAGCTATTCTAGGTTGGTATTACCAAAATAATGCAGGCGACGACCGTATTTTAGAATGTCTAAAACGAAAAGTTTTATCTCATGGTATTACAGAAGTCGAAGTTTTTGTGGCTTGGGATGACCTAAGCAACAAGTTAAGTGTAATTAATAGTTGTGATTTTCTATTAGTAGGTGGAGGAGGATTAATACTACGTAATACCAATAGAATAGCAGAGCAATTAAAAAAAATAACAATTCCTTGGGCTTTTATAGGTGTGAGTATAGATAGTGTTGGAGACGATAACATTAAGTTTATTACTTATATCGCCAAAAATGCGAAATTCATTTTAGTTAGAGATAAGTTTAGTTTTACAACGTTTAAAACATATCGTAGTAAAGATCTTTTTCTTTCACCAGATTTAACCTTTCTATATCCTTATAAGCCAAATAACACTACAGAAAGTTATAAAGCCACAGCGTTGTCATTACGACCATGGAAGCCTAATCTCTTTAAACAGTACACCAAGAATTATCATCGTTTTAATAAACTAGCACATAAGTTTCCTTTTATAATAGATGTATTAGGACTATGGAATATTAAGCGTTTTTCTAAACGTGTTAAGACTTATGTTAAGAATTCGATTAATTTTTTACCATTACATATTCATACTGTCAATGGTGATGATGCATTAATAAAACACCATTTTAACATACATAAAGATGTAAGCTTTGATATCAATAAACTTAAAGAAAGTAATTATCTAATAGGTATGCGTTTGCATTCACTTATTTTTGCAACACAGTTAGGAGTACCATTTATAGCTGTGAGTTATGCTTCTAAAATAAATCATTATTTAGAAGATATAGGGCTAGCAGAATATATTGTAGATGTTAATAATTATAAATCGCTCTTTAAAAAAATAAAATTACTAGAGCAACGCAGAGACGATTTGTCTAAACACTTATTGCAAATTAGTAATAGTTATACAGTTGAAGTAAATAGTATAGTAGATACTATTTTTAAAGACTATATATTATGTTAA
- the cysD gene encoding sulfate adenylyltransferase subunit CysD, protein MSNYVINHLKELESEAIFVIREIAAQFENPVLLFSGGKDSILLTHLAKKAFFPAKIPFPLIHIDTGHNFPETIAFRDALVEKLGVKLIVGSVQESIDKGRAKEETGADASRNALQIVSLLDTLEDHKVDAAMGGARRDEEKARAKERFFSHRDEFGQWDPKNQRPELWNLFNGRKNYGEHFRVFPISNWTEMDVWEYIKLENIDLPSLYFSHQRDCVVRDGVILANSEFIKLKEGEKVENMTIRYRTCGDMPITGAVESEADNLEKIIEEIATTRTTERGGRADDKRAETAMEDRKKQGYF, encoded by the coding sequence ATGAGTAATTACGTGATTAATCACTTAAAAGAATTAGAATCGGAAGCTATTTTCGTCATCCGAGAAATTGCAGCACAATTTGAAAATCCGGTATTATTGTTTTCTGGCGGCAAGGATTCTATATTATTGACGCATTTGGCTAAAAAAGCCTTCTTTCCTGCGAAAATACCATTTCCTTTAATTCATATTGATACAGGTCATAATTTTCCTGAAACTATTGCTTTTCGTGATGCTCTTGTAGAGAAACTGGGTGTTAAACTGATAGTAGGATCAGTACAAGAGTCTATAGATAAAGGTCGGGCTAAAGAAGAAACGGGAGCTGATGCTTCTCGTAATGCACTTCAAATTGTATCGCTTTTAGATACGCTTGAAGACCATAAAGTAGATGCAGCAATGGGTGGAGCAAGAAGAGACGAAGAAAAAGCACGAGCAAAAGAGCGTTTCTTTTCGCATCGCGATGAATTTGGACAATGGGATCCAAAAAACCAAAGACCAGAATTATGGAATCTCTTTAATGGTAGAAAAAATTACGGAGAACATTTTAGAGTATTTCCTATTTCTAACTGGACAGAAATGGACGTTTGGGAATATATAAAATTAGAAAACATTGATTTACCTTCGTTATATTTTTCTCATCAACGCGATTGTGTGGTTAGAGATGGTGTAATTTTGGCAAATTCAGAGTTTATTAAGCTAAAGGAAGGCGAAAAAGTTGAAAATATGACTATTCGTTACCGTACATGCGGTGATATGCCAATTACAGGTGCAGTAGAATCTGAAGCTGATAACTTAGAGAAAATTATTGAAGAAATTGCAACAACTCGTACAACAGAAAGAGGCGGGCGTGCTGATGATAAGCGTGCTGAAACTGCAATGGAAGATCGTAAAAAACAAGGTTACTTTTAA
- a CDS encoding acyltransferase yields MIADFGKNKNLSFPIQVEGKGDLIFGDNCKIAKNVNLGIAQKSVLKIDNDAVLQENSEILLGKNSSLEISNGFKLGSYARIYLRKHWKFGQDVKIETYCSIFAREPNSYGVLTIGNGSHIGDYTIIDVVDDVSIGKNVAIGPNCTLYTHDHIYTDKSLPSWKGGLISKPITIEDGAWIGSGVTILPGVKIGERAIVAAGSVVTKSVNSNEIYGGSPAKFIKTI; encoded by the coding sequence ATGATAGCAGATTTTGGAAAAAATAAAAATTTAAGCTTTCCAATTCAAGTAGAAGGAAAAGGAGATTTAATTTTTGGAGACAATTGTAAAATAGCTAAAAATGTAAATCTTGGAATTGCGCAAAAATCTGTTTTAAAAATTGATAATGATGCTGTTTTACAAGAGAATAGCGAAATTTTATTAGGTAAAAATTCAAGCCTTGAAATTTCTAATGGTTTTAAACTTGGTTCTTATGCCAGAATATATCTACGAAAGCATTGGAAATTTGGACAAGATGTAAAAATAGAAACGTACTGTTCAATATTTGCGAGAGAACCTAACAGTTACGGAGTTTTAACAATTGGTAATGGTTCGCATATTGGTGATTATACTATTATTGATGTAGTAGATGATGTTAGTATAGGTAAAAATGTTGCGATTGGCCCTAATTGTACATTATATACTCATGATCATATATATACAGATAAGAGCTTGCCTTCATGGAAAGGTGGTTTAATTTCTAAACCTATAACAATAGAAGATGGTGCTTGGATTGGTTCAGGTGTAACAATACTTCCTGGTGTTAAAATAGGAGAAAGAGCTATAGTTGCAGCAGGATCTGTGGTTACAAAATCTGTGAATTCAAATGAAATTTATGGTGGATCTCCTGCAAAGTTTATCAAAACTATTTAA
- a CDS encoding ABC transporter ATP-binding protein — MKIVVKTVKFILKTLQKKHRAKLILVSLLLLISSVLELIGLGAILPVFSVLLEDNVVEKYTWASFLYTNFSLTNEKQLIVLLAIGLFLVIVIKNLLSLWINKFNTTFALGLSKEFSLKLHQLYYKKGFSYFKAVNSNVVVRNLRMATKQFAKMQVLGVLNLLNEFIVLILIIVFIAIYNFKILLLLAFTVIPVFLIFYFWVRKKSVELGHITNEITPILGKNMFQSIYGYVDVTIMGAEKQFRKKIKNNLDALVDVDVKTVIYNIAPTKVIESALMLAICVIISFGIYYLPSKTDMVKLLGLFAVAGYRIMPSINRIMIAINGLNRCHWVFDVFKPLHDESDKLITVKQKPLEFKKHLSLKNITFYYPDSEKPLFKDYNFKIEKGEVVGLVGPSGSGKTTLMNILLGFLKPNQGTYYIDETPLSEANKNSFYKKVGYVQQQVYLIDGTIAENVAFGCPKDDIDYKKLKIVLQRANLWDMVNDLPNNVEEMIGENGTKLSGGQRQRVGIARALYFDSEILFFDEATSSLDEETEKEITTAINNLSDGKLTIIIIAHRLTTLEHCDRIIEINNFKSNT, encoded by the coding sequence ATGAAAATTGTAGTAAAGACCGTTAAGTTTATTCTAAAGACCTTACAAAAGAAGCATCGTGCTAAATTAATATTAGTTTCGCTTTTGTTACTGATTAGTTCGGTATTAGAACTCATCGGACTTGGTGCTATATTACCTGTTTTTTCAGTGCTCTTAGAAGATAATGTGGTCGAAAAGTATACGTGGGCAAGTTTTCTTTATACTAATTTTAGTCTTACAAATGAAAAACAATTAATTGTTTTGCTTGCCATAGGATTATTTCTTGTTATTGTTATAAAAAATCTATTAAGCCTTTGGATTAATAAGTTTAACACCACCTTTGCGTTGGGACTTTCTAAGGAGTTTTCTTTAAAATTACATCAGTTATATTACAAAAAAGGATTTTCATATTTTAAGGCTGTAAACTCTAACGTTGTGGTTAGAAACCTTAGAATGGCCACAAAGCAATTCGCAAAAATGCAAGTTTTAGGAGTTCTTAATTTACTCAATGAATTTATAGTGCTGATTTTAATTATTGTATTCATTGCTATCTATAATTTTAAAATACTATTGTTGTTGGCGTTTACAGTAATTCCTGTATTTCTCATTTTTTACTTTTGGGTTAGAAAAAAGTCAGTGGAGCTAGGCCATATTACAAACGAAATCACTCCAATTTTAGGGAAAAACATGTTTCAAAGCATTTACGGCTATGTAGATGTTACAATTATGGGAGCCGAGAAGCAATTCCGAAAAAAAATAAAAAATAATTTAGATGCTCTAGTAGATGTTGATGTAAAAACGGTGATTTATAATATCGCTCCTACAAAAGTGATTGAAAGTGCTTTAATGCTCGCTATTTGTGTTATTATATCTTTTGGTATTTATTACCTTCCATCTAAAACAGATATGGTAAAATTACTTGGATTATTTGCAGTTGCTGGATACCGCATAATGCCTTCAATTAATAGAATTATGATTGCAATAAACGGATTAAATCGCTGCCATTGGGTCTTTGATGTTTTTAAACCATTACATGATGAATCGGATAAGCTAATTACAGTTAAACAAAAGCCATTAGAATTTAAAAAACACCTTTCTTTAAAAAATATCACATTTTATTACCCAGATTCTGAAAAACCTTTGTTTAAAGATTACAATTTTAAAATAGAAAAGGGTGAAGTTGTAGGTTTGGTAGGACCATCTGGTTCGGGTAAAACAACGTTAATGAATATTTTATTAGGATTCTTAAAGCCTAATCAAGGAACGTACTATATTGATGAAACACCATTAAGTGAAGCTAATAAGAACTCCTTCTATAAAAAAGTAGGTTATGTACAACAACAAGTATACCTCATTGATGGTACAATTGCAGAAAATGTAGCGTTTGGATGTCCGAAAGATGACATAGATTACAAAAAGCTAAAAATTGTATTACAACGGGCCAATTTATGGGATATGGTAAATGACTTGCCAAATAATGTTGAAGAAATGATTGGTGAAAACGGTACTAAATTATCTGGTGGGCAACGTCAGCGTGTTGGTATTGCTAGAGCTTTGTATTTTGATTCTGAAATTTTATTCTTTGATGAAGCCACATCATCTTTAGACGAAGAAACTGAAAAAGAAATTACAACTGCTATTAATAATTTATCGGATGGAAAATTAACCATCATAATTATTGCTCACAGATTAACAACCCTTGAGCACTGTGATAGAATTATTGAAATCAACAACTTTAAGTCAAATACTTAG
- the cysQ gene encoding 3'(2'),5'-bisphosphate nucleotidase CysQ, with translation MNKNLKTAIIAALEAGKKILEIYHSDDFEVELKGDNSPLTKADLVSHDVIMSYLKETNIPVLSEEGKSIPYNQRKDWNQLWIVDPIDGTKEFIKRNDEFTVNIALMENQKTVLGVIFVPALGDLYFSTNEMGSYKVSVDQKDYNIDSLLQEGDKLPLKREDNTFTIVASRSHMSAETEDYVKEMREKHGEVNLISKGSSLKLCMVAEGLADCYPRFAPTMEWDTAAGQAICEHSGCKVIDWDTKEPMLYNRKKLLNNWFLVVK, from the coding sequence ATGAACAAAAATTTAAAAACGGCTATAATAGCTGCCTTAGAAGCTGGTAAAAAAATCTTAGAGATATATCATTCTGATGACTTCGAAGTTGAACTTAAAGGAGATAATTCGCCTTTAACTAAAGCAGATTTAGTATCTCATGACGTAATTATGTCTTATTTGAAAGAGACTAACATTCCTGTACTTTCTGAAGAGGGTAAGTCAATACCATACAATCAGCGTAAAGATTGGAATCAATTATGGATTGTTGATCCTATAGATGGTACAAAGGAATTTATTAAGCGTAATGATGAGTTCACAGTAAATATAGCTTTAATGGAAAATCAAAAGACAGTACTCGGAGTAATTTTTGTACCGGCTTTGGGTGATCTTTATTTCTCAACAAATGAAATGGGCTCATATAAAGTGTCTGTTGATCAAAAAGATTATAATATTGATAGTCTACTGCAAGAAGGTGATAAGCTACCTCTTAAGCGTGAAGATAATACCTTTACCATTGTTGCTAGTCGTTCACATATGTCTGCAGAAACAGAAGATTATGTTAAAGAAATGCGTGAAAAACATGGAGAAGTAAATTTGATATCTAAAGGGAGTTCCTTAAAATTATGTATGGTAGCAGAAGGACTAGCAGACTGTTACCCTAGATTTGCACCAACTATGGAGTGGGATACTGCGGCTGGGCAAGCGATATGTGAACATTCTGGCTGTAAAGTGATCGATTGGGATACAAAAGAGCCTATGCTTTACAACCGAAAAAAATTATTAAATAATTGGTTCTTGGTAGTAAAATAG
- a CDS encoding glycosyltransferase, producing MLKEPMLFVTNLHFSKNGNGGQQRTYHLIKELSAYCDLVVLSPYNKTDTEVSSISATFIGNQGVQHLKYYRKTFFLRQIFKVVNAFLRTIGTKHTNTIHMAPSASYVLSKQIQKLKQLKKYRALETIVFDTLNTVVYLKKELFSNSILNAHNFDYELVLQQYNSLKESKAKDYKAKLNTTLKQLNQLKALEYNIDNYFNEIWVCSTEDKKKFKNANPSTSVTFYNLPNGSDTDKRTFQTAQHNYKQFLFVGSLNYAPNYKGLQWFVETIFKYLPKHFQLNIVGKSPDQINFKYVKDYDNINLIGEVKDISAAYANHDILLVPLLEGSGTRLKILEAMSYGKLVLSTAKGIEGINAFNGQHYLEFNTLAEFNALIPKFSNTSQLNEMRQHARHLVEESYSWKGIVEKYIKDKYGK from the coding sequence ATGTTAAAGGAACCTATGCTATTTGTAACTAACCTACATTTTTCAAAAAATGGAAATGGTGGGCAACAGCGCACGTATCATTTAATAAAAGAGCTTTCAGCGTATTGTGATTTAGTTGTACTATCACCTTATAATAAAACAGATACTGAGGTAAGCTCTATTTCTGCTACTTTCATAGGTAATCAAGGAGTGCAACACCTTAAATATTACAGAAAAACATTTTTTCTAAGACAAATTTTTAAAGTTGTAAATGCTTTTTTAAGGACCATTGGCACTAAGCATACTAACACTATACATATGGCACCAAGTGCCTCATATGTTTTGTCAAAACAAATCCAAAAATTAAAACAACTTAAAAAATATAGAGCTTTAGAAACTATAGTTTTCGATACCTTAAATACCGTAGTTTATTTAAAAAAGGAGTTATTTTCAAATTCAATATTAAATGCGCATAATTTTGATTACGAACTTGTTTTACAACAGTATAATTCCTTAAAAGAAAGTAAAGCTAAAGATTATAAAGCAAAGCTAAATACTACATTAAAACAGTTGAATCAGTTAAAAGCATTAGAGTATAATATTGATAATTATTTTAACGAAATATGGGTATGCAGTACAGAAGATAAAAAGAAATTTAAAAATGCTAACCCAAGCACATCGGTTACCTTTTACAACTTGCCTAACGGCTCAGATACAGATAAGAGAACTTTTCAGACCGCACAGCATAACTATAAACAATTTCTTTTTGTAGGATCTTTAAATTATGCGCCCAATTATAAAGGATTACAGTGGTTTGTAGAAACCATTTTTAAGTATTTACCAAAGCACTTTCAGCTTAATATTGTGGGCAAATCACCAGATCAAATAAATTTTAAGTACGTAAAAGATTATGATAATATTAATCTTATTGGTGAGGTTAAAGATATTAGTGCTGCGTATGCAAACCACGATATACTTTTAGTACCCTTGTTAGAAGGCAGTGGCACACGACTAAAAATTTTAGAAGCCATGTCTTATGGTAAATTGGTGCTAAGCACAGCCAAAGGGATAGAAGGTATTAATGCTTTTAATGGGCAGCATTATTTAGAGTTTAATACCTTAGCAGAGTTTAATGCTTTAATACCTAAATTTAGCAATACAAGTCAGTTAAATGAGATGCGACAACATGCTAGGCATTTAGTTGAGGAATCTTACAGTTGGAAAGGTATTGTAGAAAAATACATAAAGGATAAATATGGAAAATAA
- a CDS encoding glycosyltransferase family 2 protein, giving the protein MENKPLVSVLMTVYNREKYIAEAIESVMASTYKNWELIIVDDRSKDQSVTIAKAYQEQDKRIKVYINEENLGDYPNRNKAASYAKGKYLKYVDADDMIYPYGLQQLVFYMEQFPEAGYGLCSLSQDKHQKFPFQLNPTEAYQRQYFKEKLFHKAPLSAIINKSIFEKAGGFTGKRMLGDFEMWHILSQEFSVVLMPQGIVWYREHDEQEMADHRSDPMQPYKYVLLAENLINSPKCPLNEGEKAKALKKIDYTKSRSILSATKHYSLSKALELKRQSKLSYIQIFLNLFSK; this is encoded by the coding sequence ATGGAAAATAAACCTTTGGTATCCGTTTTAATGACGGTTTATAATAGAGAAAAGTATATAGCCGAAGCCATAGAAAGTGTTATGGCATCGACCTATAAAAATTGGGAGCTCATTATTGTAGACGATAGATCCAAGGATCAATCTGTTACCATAGCAAAGGCATACCAAGAGCAAGATAAAAGAATAAAAGTTTATATAAACGAAGAAAATCTAGGGGATTATCCTAACCGAAACAAAGCCGCATCTTACGCTAAGGGTAAATATTTAAAATATGTAGATGCTGATGATATGATATATCCTTATGGTTTACAGCAGTTAGTGTTTTACATGGAACAATTTCCAGAGGCAGGTTATGGTTTATGTTCGTTATCACAAGATAAACACCAAAAGTTTCCCTTTCAATTGAATCCGACAGAAGCTTATCAAAGACAATATTTTAAAGAAAAATTATTTCATAAAGCACCATTATCTGCAATTATAAATAAATCAATTTTTGAAAAAGCAGGAGGTTTTACCGGAAAGCGTATGTTAGGCGATTTTGAAATGTGGCATATACTTTCGCAAGAGTTCTCTGTGGTTTTAATGCCTCAAGGTATTGTATGGTATAGAGAACATGATGAGCAAGAAATGGCCGATCATAGAAGCGATCCTATGCAACCTTACAAATATGTATTATTAGCAGAAAACTTGATAAACTCGCCAAAGTGTCCTTTAAATGAAGGAGAAAAGGCTAAAGCTTTAAAGAAAATAGACTACACTAAATCTAGATCAATACTCTCGGCTACCAAGCATTACTCTTTGAGTAAAGCTTTAGAATTAAAAAGGCAAAGTAAGTTGTCCTACATTCAGATATTTTTAAACTTATTTTCAAAATAA